From Alosa sapidissima isolate fAloSap1 chromosome 7, fAloSap1.pri, whole genome shotgun sequence, the proteins below share one genomic window:
- the LOC121714042 gene encoding colipase-like yields the protein MRTVVLLLLAPSLLAIALAAPAETHVLNNGALCVLSIHCKSSCCHRASAISLARCAPKASETEKCSAKSIYGSYYHCPCEHGLKCDTDWTIGGAITNTNFGVCKDPSTPKPPTPPLQTPPRS from the exons ATGAGGACAGTTGTGCTGCTTTTGCTGGCTCCAAGCCTGCTGGCTATCGCCTTGGCTGCACCTGCGGAGACACACGTACTG AATAATggtgccctgtgtgtgttgagcatACACTGTAAGAGCTCCTGCTGTCACCGTGCCTCTGCCATCAGTCTGGCCCGATGCGCTCCCAAGGCTTCAGAGACGGAGAAGTGCTCTGCCAAG AGTATATATGGCTCCTACTACCACTGCCCATGTGAGCACGGGCTGAAGTGCGACACAGACTGGACCATCGGGGGTGCCATCACCAATACCAACTTTGGAGTTTGCAAAGACCCTAGCACCCCCAAGCCCCCAACGCCACCTCTCCAAACTCCACCGAGATCCTGA